In Terriglobia bacterium, the following proteins share a genomic window:
- a CDS encoding AIPR family protein: MDRITKSLLDEFSKEQDIMTLAEDKRFEHFSCYLTVGRFLLEAFDTADIVTGSGGDTGIDGIAIIVNGSLISDADLIEDYAERNGYLDVDFIFVQAERSSAFDSAKIGQFEFGVQDFFEEKPKLPRNAAVKSAASIMAAAYTRSSKFKRRNPTCKLYYVTTGRWIGDAALEARRKTVVADLKSLGLFGEVEFLPIDADSIQRLYRDSKNSVTREFEFPQRTVVPDIEQVSEAYLGLLPASEFLRLIEDEDGDILKSIFYDNVRDWQEYNPVNTEMRDTLVSGELRSRFALMNNGVTIIAKTLRTTGNRFHIEDYQIVNGCQTSHVLHEQKAYIDKSVMVPLRLISTKNDDVIGSIIKATNRQTEVKEEQLLAISDFQKKIEAYFQAFEEGKRLFYERRSRQYNSSAGFEKTRIVTPGGLIRSFASIFLEEPHRTTRSYRAILERVGKSIFAANDRLEPYYVSALALYRLEFLFRNQQLDSKFKPARFQILLAFRLLSSSALLPRMNSHEMERYCDELMKVLWDQRKSLKVFQEAAEAIRLVSGSKLDSDFLRTQPFTESLRNYCAQKNPPKGKATK; the protein is encoded by the coding sequence ATGGATCGCATCACTAAATCCCTTCTTGATGAATTCTCAAAAGAGCAAGACATTATGACGCTTGCTGAAGATAAACGTTTCGAGCATTTTTCCTGTTACCTGACAGTTGGACGTTTCTTGTTAGAAGCGTTCGACACGGCTGATATCGTAACCGGCTCTGGAGGGGATACGGGAATCGATGGAATTGCAATTATAGTTAATGGCTCGCTTATTTCTGATGCCGACTTAATTGAGGATTACGCCGAGCGTAACGGATACTTGGACGTCGACTTTATTTTTGTCCAAGCGGAGCGCTCTTCTGCTTTTGACTCGGCGAAAATTGGTCAGTTTGAATTTGGCGTACAGGACTTCTTTGAGGAGAAGCCCAAACTGCCCCGTAACGCTGCCGTCAAGTCGGCTGCGTCTATAATGGCGGCGGCATATACTCGGAGTAGTAAATTCAAGCGCAGGAATCCAACATGTAAACTTTATTACGTCACAACCGGGCGCTGGATTGGTGATGCCGCATTGGAAGCCCGCCGGAAAACCGTTGTTGCTGACCTGAAGTCTCTGGGGCTATTCGGTGAAGTAGAGTTTTTGCCGATCGATGCAGATAGTATTCAGCGCTTATATCGTGACAGCAAGAACTCAGTCACGCGGGAATTCGAGTTTCCACAGCGAACCGTCGTGCCGGACATCGAACAAGTGAGCGAAGCATACCTCGGTCTCTTGCCAGCTTCTGAATTTCTTCGTCTAATCGAAGATGAAGATGGGGATATATTGAAAAGTATTTTCTATGACAATGTTCGTGACTGGCAAGAATATAACCCCGTCAACACGGAGATGCGGGATACGTTGGTGTCGGGCGAGCTTCGATCACGATTTGCCCTGATGAACAATGGTGTCACCATCATCGCCAAAACGCTCCGCACCACCGGTAATCGTTTTCATATTGAGGACTATCAGATCGTTAACGGCTGCCAGACCAGCCATGTCCTCCACGAACAGAAAGCATATATTGATAAGTCGGTTATGGTACCGCTTCGCCTAATATCTACAAAAAACGATGATGTAATTGGTTCCATCATCAAGGCAACGAACCGTCAGACCGAGGTGAAAGAAGAACAGCTGTTGGCGATATCCGATTTTCAAAAAAAGATTGAAGCTTACTTTCAGGCTTTCGAAGAAGGCAAGCGACTATTCTACGAACGACGCTCGCGCCAGTACAACAGCTCCGCCGGTTTTGAAAAAACCCGCATAGTCACTCCCGGGGGTCTCATTCGTTCTTTTGCATCCATATTCTTGGAAGAGCCGCATCGAACCACGCGCAGTTATCGAGCCATATTAGAGCGTGTGGGGAAGAGTATATTCGCCGCAAACGACCGTTTAGAGCCATATTATGTTTCAGCCTTGGCTCTATATCGGTTGGAGTTCTTGTTTCGGAATCAGCAGCTGGACTCAAAATTCAAGCCTGCGCGCTTCCAGATATTGCTAGCGTTCCGGTTACTATCAAGCTCTGCTCTTTTGCCACGAATGAATTCGCACGAGATGGAGCGTTATTGTGACGAACTTATGAAAGTCCTCTGGGACCAACGCAAGTCCCTGAAAGTGTTTCAGGAAGCAGCTGAGGCGATTCGACTCGTGTCCGGCAGTAAATTGGATTCTGATTTTCTGCGGACGCAGCCATTCACAGAAAGCTTGCGAAACTACTGTGCGCAGAAGAACCCGCCCAAAGGGAAGGCGACGAAATAG
- a CDS encoding metalloregulator ArsR/SmtB family transcription factor produces MNRPGKREFKDNLFEQFARIGKALASGKRLELLELLAQKERNVEELARLTEMSTANTSQHLQVLRHARLIEFRKDGLYARYRLADERVFSLWQALRDLGEDRIAEIDRVAHSFLKDRSTLRAVTTEELRKRLKNGNAIVLDVRPVEEYGAGHIPGARSIPLAELKLRLRELPKTREIVAYCRGPYCVLADEAVALLRSRGLKAFRFEQGFPDWKARGFPVEMVSRAAG; encoded by the coding sequence ATGAACCGACCAGGCAAACGAGAGTTCAAGGACAATCTTTTCGAGCAGTTCGCCCGCATTGGAAAGGCTCTCGCCAGCGGCAAGCGCCTGGAACTGCTCGAACTGTTAGCGCAGAAAGAGCGAAACGTCGAAGAACTGGCGCGTTTGACGGAGATGTCCACCGCCAATACCTCACAACATTTGCAGGTGCTGCGGCATGCGCGCCTCATTGAGTTCAGGAAAGATGGGCTGTATGCGAGATATCGCCTCGCGGACGAGCGGGTTTTCAGCCTGTGGCAGGCGCTGCGGGATCTCGGCGAAGACCGCATCGCCGAGATTGACCGCGTGGCGCATTCCTTCCTGAAAGATCGCAGCACGCTGAGGGCAGTCACGACGGAAGAGTTGAGGAAACGGCTGAAGAACGGCAACGCGATCGTTCTCGATGTCCGGCCTGTGGAGGAATACGGGGCCGGCCACATTCCAGGCGCCCGATCGATTCCGCTTGCGGAACTGAAGCTCCGTTTGCGGGAACTGCCGAAAACCCGGGAGATTGTCGCCTACTGCCGGGGTCCGTATTGCGTTCTGGCAGATGAAGCGGTCGCGTTGCTTCGTTCCCGAGGTTTGAAAGCCTTTCGATTCGAACAGGGCTTCCCGGACTGGAAGGCCCGCGGATTTCCGGTCGAAATGGTATCGCGCGCGGCCGGATGA
- a CDS encoding RNA polymerase sigma factor gives MDEPWSSTAMTERDRQISEIIAEERFRLRNFIRRRVPDPSDAEDIVQEVFYELVKANRLLMPIEHVTGWLFRVARNRITDLFRKKKTATFSDAAIEDEDGEALQIEDLLPSPDAGPEALYVRNVLLDELELALDELPEEQREVFTAHEIEGYSFKEIAARTGVSVNTLLSRKRYAVLHLRERLQSIYDEFTKG, from the coding sequence ATGGATGAGCCGTGGAGCAGCACCGCGATGACCGAGCGAGACCGTCAAATCTCCGAGATCATCGCGGAAGAACGATTCCGGCTGCGCAATTTCATCCGCCGGCGTGTGCCCGATCCCTCCGACGCCGAGGACATCGTGCAGGAGGTCTTCTACGAACTGGTAAAAGCCAATCGCCTGCTGATGCCGATCGAGCACGTGACCGGCTGGCTTTTTCGCGTCGCGCGCAATCGCATCACGGACCTTTTCCGCAAGAAGAAGACAGCGACCTTCAGCGACGCAGCGATCGAGGACGAAGACGGCGAGGCGCTGCAGATCGAAGATCTTTTGCCATCGCCGGATGCCGGGCCGGAAGCGCTCTACGTCCGCAACGTGCTTCTGGATGAGCTGGAACTTGCGCTCGACGAGCTGCCGGAGGAGCAGCGGGAGGTATTTACCGCGCACGAAATCGAGGGGTACAGCTTCAAGGAGATCGCCGCGCGGACCGGCGTCAGCGTAAACACGCTGCTCTCGCGCAAACGTTATGCGGTGTTGCATCTACGCGAGCGATTGCAAAGCATTTACGACGAATTCACGAAAGGATAA
- a CDS encoding cation diffusion facilitator family transporter gives MHVHDHAGAHGHLHEPDHEHVHAHGLQPATLAWAMVVTLGLVGAEIAGGLLGHSVALLNDAVHNLSDVPTLGLSWLAMRWAQRPADQERTFGYQRASILAAFTNSLVLLLLALWLGYAAIERLRAPVAVVESWMVWTSLLALGVNGGITLALVRGRSDLNLRSILVHNFGDALSNIAILVGAFLIHRTGANWIDPVLGLGIGALVLWSSIGILRESAHILLEGRPAETRVADVARAILSVPGVQEVHDIHIWTLGGGYTLLSCHVRIPDMHMEESERLLQALQEKLRKEFQIHHSTVQFERAGLPAQSGYVMPQPVSRPRR, from the coding sequence GTGCACGTCCACGACCACGCCGGCGCACACGGCCATCTCCATGAGCCTGACCATGAGCATGTCCACGCCCACGGCCTGCAGCCCGCCACGCTGGCCTGGGCCATGGTGGTCACCCTCGGCCTGGTGGGCGCGGAGATTGCCGGCGGCCTGCTGGGCCATTCGGTGGCCCTGCTGAACGACGCCGTGCACAATCTTTCCGACGTGCCCACCCTGGGCCTCTCCTGGCTGGCCATGCGCTGGGCGCAGCGGCCCGCGGACCAGGAGCGCACCTTCGGCTACCAGCGCGCGAGTATTCTGGCGGCCTTCACCAATTCCCTGGTGCTGTTGCTGCTGGCGCTGTGGCTGGGCTACGCAGCGATCGAACGGCTGCGCGCGCCGGTGGCCGTGGTGGAGAGCTGGATGGTGTGGACCTCCCTGCTGGCGCTGGGCGTCAACGGCGGGATCACCCTGGCCCTGGTGCGCGGGCGCAGCGACCTCAACCTGCGCAGCATCCTGGTGCACAATTTCGGCGACGCCCTCTCCAATATCGCCATTCTCGTTGGCGCTTTCCTGATTCACCGCACCGGAGCCAACTGGATCGATCCGGTACTCGGCCTGGGCATCGGCGCGCTGGTGCTGTGGTCCAGCATCGGCATTCTGCGCGAGTCCGCGCACATCCTGCTCGAAGGGCGGCCCGCGGAAACCCGCGTGGCGGACGTGGCCCGCGCGATTCTCTCCGTCCCGGGCGTACAGGAGGTCCACGACATCCACATCTGGACGCTCGGCGGCGGCTACACCCTGCTGAGCTGCCATGTGCGCATCCCGGACATGCACATGGAGGAGAGCGAGCGCCTGCTGCAGGCCCTGCAGGAAAAGCTGCGGAAGGAATTCCAGATCCACCACAGCACGGTGCAGTTCGAGCGCGCCGGCCTGCCCGCGCAATCCGGCTACGTGATGCCCCAACCGGTTTCCCGGCCGCGGCGGTAA
- a CDS encoding catalase: MTDERKKMTTAAGRPVGDNQNSLTVGPRGPVVFEDFLLFEKMAHFNRERIPERIVHAKGSGAYGYFVCNNPDIPQYTAAKLFSAVGKKTPAFLRFSTVGGEKGSADTERDPRGFALKFYTEEGNWDMTGNNTPVFFIRDPLKFGDFIHTQKRDPQTNLKSPTMMWDFWSLSPESLHQVTILFSDRGTPDGYRHMNGYSSHTFSLINAKNELFYVKWHFKTKQGIKNFTREQAAELAGKDPDYAQRDLFHAIAQGDFPKWRVCVQIMPEKDAETYHINPFDLTKVWPHKDYPLVEVGELVLNRNPENYFAEVEQAAFEPKNIAPGMGFSPDKMLQARLISYPDAHRYRLGVNYDALPVNRPQCPVHTYNRDGAMRFDGNAGSAVNYEPNSFGGPAQDSQYLERPRAISGSVARHDHRVDSDYYTQPGNLFRLMPADAQQRLIGNLVASMKTVPQRIQELQIQHFFKADPAYGAGVARGLGLNIEQIVGRAAAG; the protein is encoded by the coding sequence ATGACCGATGAACGCAAGAAAATGACCACCGCCGCGGGACGCCCCGTGGGCGACAACCAGAATTCCCTCACCGTGGGTCCCCGCGGACCGGTAGTATTTGAAGACTTCCTGCTTTTTGAAAAGATGGCCCATTTCAACCGCGAGCGCATTCCGGAGCGCATCGTCCATGCCAAGGGTTCCGGCGCTTATGGCTATTTTGTCTGCAACAATCCCGATATCCCCCAATATACGGCCGCGAAACTTTTCTCCGCGGTAGGCAAAAAGACGCCGGCGTTCCTGCGCTTTTCGACGGTTGGCGGAGAAAAGGGCTCGGCGGATACCGAGCGTGACCCGCGGGGATTTGCCCTCAAGTTCTACACCGAAGAGGGCAACTGGGACATGACGGGAAACAATACCCCCGTCTTTTTCATCCGCGACCCCCTGAAGTTCGGGGATTTCATCCACACCCAGAAGCGCGATCCGCAGACGAACCTGAAATCGCCCACGATGATGTGGGACTTCTGGTCGCTCTCGCCGGAATCGCTGCATCAAGTGACGATTCTTTTCTCCGATCGCGGAACGCCGGACGGCTACCGGCACATGAACGGCTACAGCAGCCATACGTTCAGCCTGATTAACGCAAAGAACGAGCTCTTCTACGTGAAGTGGCACTTCAAGACAAAGCAGGGGATCAAGAATTTCACGCGGGAACAGGCGGCGGAACTGGCGGGCAAGGATCCGGACTACGCGCAGCGCGACCTGTTCCACGCGATCGCGCAGGGTGACTTCCCGAAGTGGCGCGTGTGCGTGCAGATCATGCCGGAGAAGGATGCGGAGACCTATCACATCAATCCCTTTGACCTGACGAAGGTCTGGCCGCACAAGGACTATCCGCTCGTCGAAGTCGGCGAACTGGTACTGAACCGCAACCCCGAGAACTATTTTGCCGAGGTTGAGCAGGCGGCCTTTGAACCGAAAAATATCGCACCGGGCATGGGGTTCTCGCCGGATAAGATGCTGCAGGCGCGGCTGATCTCCTATCCGGACGCGCACCGCTACCGTCTGGGCGTGAATTATGACGCCCTGCCGGTGAACCGGCCGCAGTGCCCCGTGCACACCTATAACCGCGACGGCGCGATGCGCTTTGACGGCAATGCCGGATCGGCGGTGAACTACGAGCCGAACAGTTTCGGCGGGCCTGCGCAGGATTCGCAATATCTCGAGCGGCCGCGGGCGATCAGCGGGTCAGTGGCGCGGCACGATCATCGTGTGGACAGCGACTACTACACACAGCCCGGAAACCTGTTCCGGCTGATGCCCGCGGATGCCCAGCAGCGGCTCATCGGCAACCTCGTGGCCAGCATGAAAACGGTTCCGCAGCGCATCCAGGAACTCCAGATTCAGCACTTCTTCAAAGCCGATCCTGCCTACGGAGCCGGGGTAGCGAGGGGGCTGGGTCTGAACATCGAACAAATCGTCGGCCGCGCGGCAGCAGGCTAG
- a CDS encoding DsrE family protein codes for MRYLLILNDPPYGTERSYNGLRLASTLAKSDGTAVSVFLIGDAASCAVNGQSTPSGYYNLERMLKFLAGKGAKIGVCGSCMDARGIKPEMLVEGTHRSSMDELTAWTQAADRTLVF; via the coding sequence ATGCGCTACCTCCTCATTCTCAACGATCCCCCTTATGGCACGGAACGCAGCTACAACGGCCTGCGGCTGGCGAGCACGCTGGCGAAATCCGATGGAACGGCCGTCTCGGTCTTTTTGATCGGGGACGCGGCTTCCTGCGCCGTCAACGGACAAAGCACACCGAGCGGCTATTACAATCTGGAGCGGATGCTGAAGTTTCTTGCGGGGAAGGGCGCGAAAATCGGTGTGTGCGGGTCCTGTATGGACGCGCGCGGAATCAAACCCGAAATGTTGGTGGAAGGAACACACCGAAGCTCGATGGATGAGTTGACCGCCTGGACTCAGGCCGCCGACAGAACCCTCGTGTTCTGA
- a CDS encoding PilZ domain-containing protein, protein MSFPIAKLSFWGVRGSTPTVDPATWRYGGNTPCLELIAPDGTQFILDCGTGLRMLGSRWVSPNGSSTAETHILVTHYHWDHIQGLPFFAPLYVENNEFHFYSFRSKFLGRDSLKQVFEAQMALPYFPVDLSAMSAKRTFKELAGGESFQVRGSKITARWLNHPQGSLGYRIETPAGTIVYATDNEPGNPELDKSLRELAEGADILINDAQYTPEQLATTRRGWGHSSWLEGVRLAREAGVKTLVLFHHDPDSTDRMVDNLLRQARDQCESVFAASEGMVMTLDGASHADIHLPGTRTALRREAQFRALVTGTTEDGRMFEEETVVRDLSLQGALIVLNHSPKLQSELQVTMETPGDEGVRSMRLRGYVVRIENDKDKGHSSVGVVFTD, encoded by the coding sequence ATGAGTTTTCCGATCGCCAAACTGAGCTTCTGGGGGGTGCGCGGCTCGACCCCCACGGTGGACCCGGCCACCTGGCGTTATGGCGGAAACACGCCCTGCCTCGAACTGATCGCCCCGGACGGCACGCAATTCATCTTGGATTGCGGCACGGGGTTGCGCATGCTGGGCAGCCGCTGGGTCAGCCCCAACGGCTCGAGCACCGCGGAAACGCACATTCTCGTCACCCACTATCACTGGGACCACATTCAGGGGCTGCCGTTTTTCGCGCCCCTCTACGTGGAGAACAACGAATTCCATTTCTACAGCTTCCGCTCCAAGTTTCTTGGGCGCGACAGCCTCAAGCAGGTCTTCGAGGCCCAGATGGCCCTGCCCTATTTTCCCGTGGACCTCTCGGCCATGAGCGCCAAGCGCACCTTCAAGGAACTCGCAGGCGGGGAATCGTTTCAAGTTCGCGGCAGCAAGATCACCGCGCGCTGGCTCAACCATCCCCAGGGAAGCCTGGGCTACCGCATCGAGACCCCCGCGGGCACCATCGTCTACGCCACCGACAACGAGCCCGGCAATCCGGAGCTGGACAAGAGCCTGCGCGAGCTGGCCGAAGGCGCGGACATCCTTATTAATGACGCGCAATACACGCCCGAGCAACTGGCCACCACGCGCCGCGGCTGGGGCCATTCCTCGTGGCTCGAGGGCGTGCGCCTGGCCCGCGAAGCCGGCGTGAAAACCCTGGTGCTCTTTCACCACGACCCGGACTCCACCGACCGCATGGTGGACAACCTGCTGCGCCAGGCCCGCGACCAGTGCGAATCCGTTTTCGCCGCCAGCGAGGGCATGGTCATGACCCTCGACGGGGCCAGCCACGCGGATATTCACCTGCCGGGGACGCGCACCGCGCTGCGCCGCGAGGCGCAGTTCCGCGCCCTGGTTACCGGGACCACCGAAGACGGCCGCATGTTCGAGGAAGAGACCGTGGTCCGCGATCTCTCCCTGCAGGGCGCGCTCATCGTCCTCAACCACAGCCCCAAGCTGCAGTCCGAGCTGCAGGTGACCATGGAAACGCCGGGCGACGAGGGTGTGCGCTCCATGCGCCTGCGCGGCTACGTCGTGCGCATCGAAAACGACAAGGACAAGGGCCACTCCTCGGTCGGTGTCGTCTTCACCGACTGA
- a CDS encoding class I SAM-dependent methyltransferase yields the protein MDITPTAYAHWRESELGSITERLEQEAIFSQVPDLRGWNVLDAGCGDGSYAIEASRRGAIVTGLDCSRPLLVAARQREQQSLSKAGISWRQGQVEALPFQDASFDLVLAITVLCLVPSPKRVMGELARVLRPGGMLLLGELGRCSTWALGRRVRAWLGSEFWKQAHFWTTGELRALLRDAGLGLKTIRGAVYYPPLATCAKLAGHYDRSLSILGGWGAAFLAVKASKPLPAKSVPAGAVDYGA from the coding sequence ATGGACATCACGCCTACGGCATACGCGCATTGGAGAGAATCCGAACTAGGATCCATCACCGAACGCCTGGAGCAGGAAGCCATTTTCTCGCAAGTCCCCGATCTCAGGGGATGGAACGTTCTCGATGCCGGGTGCGGCGATGGGAGTTACGCGATCGAAGCCTCTCGGCGTGGCGCCATCGTCACCGGGCTGGATTGCTCGCGTCCCCTGTTAGTCGCAGCGCGGCAGCGGGAGCAACAGAGCTTGTCCAAGGCTGGAATCTCGTGGCGCCAAGGTCAAGTCGAGGCCCTTCCCTTTCAAGATGCTTCCTTCGACCTCGTCCTCGCGATCACTGTACTTTGTCTGGTTCCGTCACCGAAGCGGGTCATGGGCGAGTTGGCGCGAGTCCTGCGGCCCGGCGGGATGCTCCTGCTCGGGGAACTCGGGCGCTGTAGTACGTGGGCGCTCGGCCGAAGAGTGCGCGCGTGGCTGGGCTCCGAATTCTGGAAACAAGCGCACTTCTGGACAACCGGAGAGTTGCGCGCTCTTCTTCGGGATGCGGGGCTCGGCCTGAAAACCATTCGCGGCGCCGTTTATTACCCGCCCTTAGCCACCTGCGCCAAGCTGGCGGGTCATTACGACCGATCGCTGTCCATCCTGGGTGGATGGGGAGCGGCATTCCTCGCGGTGAAGGCCAGCAAACCTCTGCCGGCCAAGAGTGTCCCGGCGGGCGCCGTGGATTACGGCGCTTGA
- a CDS encoding DUF1015 domain-containing protein gives MAQVYPFRAYRYNPAKVPFSRALTQPYDKISPPMQEKYYAADPHNLIAVEKGRIFPDDTPQNNVYTRAAAALDAWVAEGVVVPDPAPAFYAYAQEYTVPGASERRTRWGFIGAGKLEEYEAGVVFRHERTLSGPKADRLELLRHTQTHTGQLFMLYSDAQRRIDAILREAAAAAPPATEVPDEYDVTHRLWPVSDPARIAEIQRVMAAQKLVIADGHHRYETALNYRNECRARAGAVSPDAPYERVMMTFVNTEAEGLLILPTHRVVANLRDFFWDAFRRFLEPWFEMEAFAFTADAARREACAVFLKRLAANHARRAIGVYAGAAAPARAYYLLTLRKGADLAGLLKGDSPLQRELDVILLHHGILEAGLGITQQAVSAEANLTYEREAATALDAVDRGAAQLAFLLNPVDVAQVMRVATAGEVMPQKSTDFYPKLLSGITMYRLNA, from the coding sequence ATGGCCCAGGTCTACCCTTTTCGCGCCTACCGCTACAACCCGGCAAAGGTCCCCTTCAGCCGCGCCCTCACCCAGCCCTATGACAAGATCTCCCCGCCCATGCAGGAGAAGTATTACGCCGCCGACCCCCACAACCTGATCGCCGTGGAAAAGGGCCGGATATTCCCGGACGACACGCCGCAGAACAATGTCTACACCCGCGCGGCGGCGGCGCTGGACGCCTGGGTGGCGGAAGGCGTCGTGGTGCCGGACCCCGCGCCGGCCTTTTACGCCTACGCCCAGGAATACACCGTGCCGGGCGCCAGCGAGCGCCGCACGCGCTGGGGCTTCATCGGCGCGGGCAAGCTCGAGGAGTACGAGGCCGGAGTGGTCTTCCGCCACGAGCGCACCCTCTCCGGGCCCAAGGCCGACCGCCTCGAGCTGCTACGCCACACGCAGACCCACACCGGCCAGCTCTTCATGCTCTATTCCGACGCGCAGCGCCGCATCGACGCCATTCTGCGGGAAGCCGCGGCGGCCGCGCCTCCGGCCACGGAAGTGCCCGATGAATACGACGTGACGCACCGCCTCTGGCCCGTCTCCGACCCCGCGCGCATCGCGGAGATCCAGCGCGTCATGGCCGCGCAGAAGCTGGTGATCGCCGACGGCCACCACCGCTACGAGACCGCGCTCAACTACCGCAACGAGTGCCGCGCCCGCGCCGGCGCCGTCTCTCCCGACGCTCCGTATGAGCGCGTGATGATGACTTTCGTCAACACCGAGGCGGAAGGCCTGCTGATTCTCCCGACGCACCGTGTAGTGGCCAACCTGCGCGATTTTTTCTGGGATGCCTTCCGGCGGTTTCTCGAGCCCTGGTTTGAGATGGAGGCCTTTGCCTTCACTGCGGACGCCGCGCGCCGCGAGGCGTGCGCGGTGTTTCTGAAGCGCTTGGCGGCGAATCACGCGCGGCGCGCCATCGGCGTCTATGCCGGCGCGGCGGCCCCGGCCCGCGCCTATTACCTTCTGACGCTGCGCAAAGGCGCGGACCTAGCCGGGCTGCTGAAGGGGGATTCCCCGCTGCAGCGCGAGCTGGACGTCATCCTGCTGCATCACGGGATTCTCGAGGCGGGGCTGGGCATTACCCAGCAGGCCGTTTCCGCGGAAGCCAATCTCACTTATGAGCGCGAAGCGGCAACGGCGCTGGACGCCGTGGACCGCGGCGCGGCGCAGCTTGCGTTTCTGCTCAATCCCGTGGACGTCGCCCAGGTGATGCGCGTGGCCACGGCCGGCGAGGTCATGCCCCAGAAATCCACGGATTTCTATCCCAAGCTGCTGAGCGGCATCACCATGTACCGGCTGAATGCATGA
- a CDS encoding STAS domain-containing protein, which translates to MALKMTNREVNGVEVVALDGRIVLGEESNALREKVKSMIAAGKKKIVLNMNNITFIDSAGLGTLVAAHHSARTQGVTMKLCHLGSKFQEVLQITKLLTVFDVSDTETAAVASFK; encoded by the coding sequence GTGGCACTTAAGATGACGAACCGCGAAGTAAACGGAGTGGAAGTGGTGGCGCTGGACGGCCGGATCGTTCTCGGCGAGGAAAGCAACGCCCTGCGCGAGAAGGTGAAGAGCATGATCGCCGCGGGCAAGAAGAAGATCGTGCTGAACATGAACAACATCACGTTCATCGACAGCGCGGGGCTGGGCACGCTGGTGGCCGCGCATCACAGCGCGAGAACGCAGGGCGTCACGATGAAGCTCTGCCATCTGGGCTCGAAATTCCAGGAAGTGCTGCAGATCACCAAGCTGCTGACGGTGTTCGACGTTTCGGACACGGAAACCGCCGCCGTCGCCAGCTTCAAGTAG
- a CDS encoding NAD(P)/FAD-dependent oxidoreductase codes for MPSKTIVILGGGVGGMIAANELRAKLSMEHKVVLIERNAEHAFAPSFLWLMTGDRKPEQVRRPLRSLLRRGVEFVHTSAEVVDLQTRRVITKSGEFSFDYLIIALGAELAPELVPGLVEGSHSFYTFQGASRLQEALRTFPGGRIAVVVAGMPYKCPAAPHEGAMLIADYFRKRGLAGKVDIYLYTPEALPMPVAGPELGGAVRQLLEKKGIHFHPLHNLVAVEPAARTARFQQGVENYDLLIAIPPHRAPQLVRDAGLTNAAGWVPVSAQTLETSQERVFAIGDVTAIPIPGRWKPDVPLLLPKAGVFAHDQAEIVAGRIVAEIEGRKPTETFCGEGYCMLEAGEDLAGFAYGNFFAEPSPQVKMRQIGKAWHIGKVLLEKWWLSPPGWKRELYGAMLKAGGKMYGIPIAV; via the coding sequence ATGCCTTCCAAGACGATCGTAATTCTCGGCGGGGGCGTGGGCGGCATGATCGCCGCAAACGAATTGCGCGCGAAATTGTCCATGGAGCACAAGGTTGTCTTGATTGAACGGAACGCCGAGCATGCTTTTGCCCCATCCTTTCTCTGGCTGATGACGGGGGACCGGAAGCCGGAGCAAGTGCGCCGTCCGCTGAGGAGCCTGCTGCGCCGCGGAGTCGAGTTTGTCCACACCAGCGCAGAGGTGGTGGACCTCCAAACGCGCCGGGTCATCACCAAAAGCGGGGAGTTCTCTTTTGATTATCTGATCATTGCCCTGGGCGCGGAGCTGGCGCCCGAACTTGTTCCCGGACTGGTCGAGGGTTCCCACAGCTTCTATACATTTCAAGGAGCTTCGCGATTGCAGGAGGCTCTCCGTACTTTTCCCGGCGGGCGCATCGCGGTTGTCGTGGCTGGCATGCCCTACAAGTGTCCCGCCGCGCCGCATGAAGGGGCGATGCTAATCGCGGATTACTTCCGCAAGCGCGGCCTTGCGGGCAAGGTGGACATCTATCTCTATACGCCGGAGGCTCTGCCCATGCCCGTCGCAGGGCCGGAATTGGGCGGAGCCGTGCGGCAGCTTCTCGAAAAGAAAGGCATTCATTTCCATCCGCTGCACAACTTGGTTGCCGTTGAACCGGCCGCGAGGACAGCGCGCTTTCAGCAAGGCGTGGAAAATTACGACCTCTTGATTGCCATCCCCCCCCATCGTGCTCCGCAATTGGTGCGTGACGCGGGTCTCACGAATGCGGCGGGCTGGGTGCCCGTCAGCGCCCAGACGCTCGAAACCAGCCAGGAACGGGTGTTTGCCATCGGCGATGTAACGGCCATTCCGATACCAGGACGCTGGAAGCCGGACGTTCCTTTGCTGCTCCCGAAGGCGGGCGTCTTTGCTCACGATCAAGCAGAGATTGTCGCAGGCAGAATTGTGGCGGAAATTGAAGGACGGAAGCCAACGGAGACCTTCTGCGGGGAAGGCTACTGCATGCTGGAGGCAGGCGAAGACCTCGCCGGATTCGCCTACGGCAATTTCTTTGCCGAACCGTCCCCGCAAGTGAAGATGCGGCAGATTGGCAAGGCATGGCACATCGGCAAAGTGCTGCTCGAAAAATGGTGGCTATCCCCGCCGGGCTGGAAGCGCGAGTTGTACGGCGCGATGTTGAAGGCCGGGGGCAAGATGTACGGCATTCCCATCGCGGTTTAG